Within Trichoderma atroviride chromosome 2, complete sequence, the genomic segment ttccttggcctGGGTGTTGTTGGATGCTCCGCCGACCGTCGTCTCGACACCCTTTTCGCCATCGATGCGGCTGTCAGTAGGCACGCCGCCAATGCTGCTAATGTCGACTCCCATAAACCTGTCCAACATGTCCCGTGTGCGGCGAGGATAATCAAATGGCACCATGTGAGATGAGTTATGGAACAAAATGTAAGTCAAGTTGCGGGCCTCTTGCCAGAAGCCAGCAACTTCACCCTCAAAAGTCCAGTTTCGACGAGGGGCCCAGTTTCCTGGAGCTAGCTCAAAGCCCTTGCCTCCGTTCCATTCCAAGTTATTGATCATATACTCAGTACCGACATGGTTGCAAATAAGATCTTCCGCTCCggaaaacaaaagaatgGGGACTTCTTTAAGAAGATCGGGGAGGAGATCGACTGAAGGGACAGAAGTTTTGGCCTTGAAATTCGAACCCACTGCTCCATTGCACTCTTGCCAGCCAGCTGACTTGGCGCTGTTGATGTGAAGCGCTTGTATAACATCGGATCTCCTCAGATATGGAGTGATGTTGGTCAAATCCGGGGGCCAGTTCATTCCACAGGCGGGATATGTGTCTCTGAGACGGACGTCGTACATGTTCCAACAGGCATCTTGCCCATTACCATTCTTGGTCATGGAGAGAATTGAGCTGAGGATACCCTCGCAGTCGGGGTAGTCAACGTGACCCGGATCGCTGCCCATCTTGTTCTGGCAAATTCGAAGGGAAGactgcagcttcttggtgACATCCGAGTCTTTCGTAAGGAGCCCCTTCTCGTAAAGGAACGGAAGGTAGCTTTCGTACTGATCTCTGGGCGACATCCATCCATTTCCAATCAGCAATCCCTTCAGGCTCCAAgcttccctctctttcttctctgcaatCTTCTGCTTGTTGCGAGCCACTATCGCTTTGGCAATGTAAGGGATGTATTGTCCAGCGTAGGACTCGCCCGCGAAGTAAAGCTGATGAATTGTTAAAACACAAAATCTGGTTTGCTAAGCCGGAATACTCACATCGTCATGCTCATACTCAGGAAACAGGTCAAAGAACTTCTCCAGAAAGATGACGAATTGGTCTGCCATTTCGTCAAGTTCGTGGGTATAACTGTCTGTGTCGACATAGCTGAAGCCAACGCCGACCGGGTTGTCGACGAAAAGGAGGTTCGCAAACTCGTGCCATGATCCATTGTTCGGGACCAAAGTGTGATCGTCCTTGAGCCTGTACGGCCCAATCTCCATCAAC encodes:
- a CDS encoding uncharacterized protein (TransMembrane:1 (n12-20c25/26o524-541i)~BUSCO:EOG092D1U19~SECRETED:SignalP(1-27)~MEROPS:MER0006006) codes for the protein MVPSARPASWRWLAMTLATFWPALSAAEQSKNAADFYVRGLPGLAQDSLAVKMHAGHIEITPEHNGNLFFWHFQNQHIANRQRTVVWLNGGPGCSSEDGSLMEIGPYRLKDDHTLVPNNGSWHEFANLLFVDNPVGVGFSYVDTDSYTHELDEMADQFVIFLEKFFDLFPEYEHDDLYFAGESYAGQYIPYIAKAIVARNKQKIAEKKEREAWSLKGLLIGNGWMSPRDQYESYLPFLYEKGLLTKDSDVTKKLQSSLRICQNKMGSDPGHVDYPDCEGILSSILSMTKNGNGQDACWNMYDVRLRDTYPACGMNWPPDLTNITPYLRRSDVIQALHINSAKSAGWQECNGAVGSNFKAKTSVPSVDLLPDLLKEVPILLFSGAEDLICNHVGTEYMINNLEWNGGKGFELAPGNWAPRRNWTFEGEVAGFWQEARNLTYILFHNSSHMVPFDYPRRTRDMLDRFMGVDISSIGGVPTDSRIDGEKGVETTVGGASNNTQAKEEETHKKVDAAKWAAYQRSGEVVLAIVIVAALAWGYFIWRQRKARATYRALSDSEPSSRNGSRLNFSSRRRRDVEAADFDETTLDDLHVETPTGSESKYTVGGDDDSDDEPTGAGHEKKKNGHQQGSI